The Lathyrus oleraceus cultivar Zhongwan6 chromosome 5, CAAS_Psat_ZW6_1.0, whole genome shotgun sequence genome includes the window ACTGAAATACCTCTTCAACGTTTCGTACTCTTCTTCCAAACTCAATTGTGTCTCACTATCTTCATGAGTGACCTCATTCTATTCAATGTATAATTTCTTCAAAAACACATGAATTGATTCTAGCGGAAAAAGCTCACCTTTTATTTGAAGACTTGCAAGTTCACACACACAAGATAATCCATATATTGTTCTAATGAAGCAACCACATGCAACTTTGTCTGAACCAACGAATTTAACCCATTATAGTTCCTTTCCAATGTGCTGTATACACTGTCTTGAAAAAAGTCGTACAATCTAGAGTAAAATGGAGTGTTATATTGAAGCTCAATGTTGGCAATATTTGTCTAAAGTGATACTCTAATTGAACATAACTGCAACTTTAACATGGTGTTCACAGCTTCCCAAATACTACATAAATCCCCCCTTCTAGTGGTCAACATATTTTTAGTCTCCGGTGAGCATACTCAACCCTAAAAAACATAAATAGAAAAAGGATGTCATTACTTGATAATTAGTAATGCACCCTTATACAAAGTCATGTCAATTAGTCCAAGCAGTAACAAATCGTTCTTTATAGGGTGTCAACCAAGTTTCGTGCACATACTGAACAAATTTAGGAATATCAGCACATCTAACCTCAAAATGCTTCAGGTGTACCAAAAATCTGACTCTGTATTCGAATATATGACATTGTTGCATAGATACAAAACATGTTCATGGATATGTGGTTCTACATACTTCTTACACTTCATACTAATATTTTTGAAATATGGTACAAACACAATGAATTAGTTGAGTTTGGAAACAAAACTTCCACAACATTCATCAACGTCAGTTTACGGTCCGTAACTAAAACCTTCGGTAGCAACTTCTCATAAGGGAACAACTCTTTTAGCTTCTCTAGTGTCCATGTTAAGTTCTCCTCCCTTTCATATTCCATATAGGCAAATTCAACAAAAAATGTCAATTTCGTGGAGGTAACACCAACAATCTCAAGTAGTGGTAACCACACCTGTTTATTTTGTATTTACAATAAAAAATCAACAGCTTTCAACCCAAAATCAAATAATTTAAAAATAGAAGCAATTGGAGCAAGCAATACATATTTGTTTTGTATgtacaataaaataaaacaccAAATAAAACATGTTCAACAACTTCATTGAATCAGGATGCGTTCAAAAGATACCAATAACAACATTTGAAGCGTCTCTGTTTCCGGTCATGAATAAGACTCAGTGGTTATTGCATTTCAGTCAATGGATTTCTCTTGCTTGTGTTGTATGTATATCTTGCCTCATACATCGGTGTAACACTCGTCAGATTTCTGGATCTCTATCTTTCAATGCAGCAATTATGTATCTTGGAACTATATTTTTATCTGGTATTGACATTCACAAACTTTCTTTCATTATCTTTTAAACAACCTAATACGTCATGACCATCTAAGTCCTTAGCTAGTATATGATTGTGAAACTTCACCTAACTATAACCTTCAAACCGCTTTCCCTCGACACAGATCTTAGTATAAATGGACATTTCACTTTCATATTATAACTATCTTCAGACACATTATTCATTGTATAGTTTCCTTCTCTCTTATAATCCataattaatttatatttttttccATTTGATCTCATTTGCGGTATCAGAACgaataataacaacaataaaataactTTAATATGAACTTTTTGTTGTCTAGAAACGTTTTAGTACAAAGCTAAGAATTTAATAGAATATTTCTTTCTATATAGCATGTGTTATCTAGAAACTTTTTTTTGCTTAGTGATCATCTATGTGTGTATGAAATAGCTTTTAAGAGATTCTTTGATAGTAATGGAGTTGTTGCTGCCGTTGGAATTTCGCTTGAGCCAATAAACATAATGACTGATATATAACTTGCGAGTGTTTTGGTGTCATTATGTCTTTTAATTTTTAGTAAAGTTAACTAGATTTTGAATAGATTGTGGAAGACTTCATCTCAAGCTATCCAATTGTTAATTTTCTAAACTTCAATATGTTTGAGATTTGATGCTATTATGCTTATTTGTTATTCTTGGTTTGAGTAGAGGAATGACGATGTTTGTAATGCAATGTATACAAAGAAATGAAGAAtcaaaataggatttacaattGAATATAATCATGAGAGTTACAAACATAAATCACAATCTAGCACCTAACACTCATATTCTTTAACTCGGTGGCCTTTCACTACATTCATCTTGTGGAACTATTAGTTTGTGGATCTATAGAAGGTATACATGTATGTTTACAAATCTCTTATTGTTAATTACATACTTTTTTGTTCTAGTTTTTTGTTGTCTTATTGATGCAAGTATGTAATTTGATGTAAAAATTAAGGTGACTACTTCACTACCCATTTAAAAAAGTTGTGCGCTTAAGTTTGTCTTGTAAATATAACACATGAACTCCTCGTATTCTCTCTTCTCAAATTTTCACAATTGCATCTCCTTTACAAAATCCAATTTGATAAAAAGACATAAAATTCTTTGAAAGATATAATGTCTGTTTTTTTTGAAGTCAAAGCTTTATAAACATTTGTTTAATGTTTAGTTGGATTTAAGTTTTAATATTTTTCAGAATTTGGGCTTATGTTTTAGAAATATGTACTCAAAACTAAtatttaaaagaaaattttaccttgtacccctacaattaatcccatacccctacaaaaatttaaaaattcccattttacccttaattggttttaaccaatttaccatttcatttttaccattctgttgaaaattgcaaaaattacactttcacacccctcgcaccggaactcctgcaaaaagacttccggtatgtatttttccaaaccggaagactttaggaaagacttccggaacacaaaaaaaaacaaaccggaacacttaaggaaagagttccggttcatataaaaaaaaattcaaaaaaatttgcataccggaactcttctccaaagagttccggtatgcattatgtgtgttccggaagtctttcctaaagtcttccggtacgtttttttttttaatttttttttttttaattcttttttttttttttacagaaatggaaaatcttcccaaaatatgtgtagatactactgatgcgtttatgacgacggaaagatttggtacacgagaagaggttatcagatggattaaaAAGGTTGGAATCGacaataaagtaactgttattatcagtcgttcagatactgaaacggggaagagagggagaagtaacaaaataatatttggttgtgataaaggtgggaaacacaagattagtgatagtggtacccaaagtgcttccaagaaatgtggatgtccatttaaaatcaggtcgactccggcgaaagatggatctggttggaagattgatgtaaaatgtgggttacataatcatggtttatctgatagattagaaggtcattcgtttattggtaggttgaccacaaatgagaagcaacatgtcgctgatttggcaaagagacatgtagcacctagaaacattttgctttccttgcaagacaagtttcctgagaatgtcactcggattacacaagtatacaagcataagagtgtgatagaaaaagagataagaggtccaaggagtgagatacaacatttgtttaagcttattgaggatgcaggatatgtgtattggagtagaaaacaggatgactcggaagtggtgaaagagatattttgggcacatcctgattcagttaagttgttgaatatatttccgattgtgttagttatggatagcacctacaagacaaacaaatatagacaacctttgtttgaaattgttggcatgacatcgactgagttgacttttgctgttggatttgcgtatatggagtctgagcaaacagagaatttttgctgggtactggagaaattaaaagagttgtttgtgaagaaagacatgtgtccacaagtgattttgacagatagagatcttgctttgatgaaagcaattgaagttgtgtttcccaactcgattaatttgctatgtagatttcacattaacaaaaacgttggtgccaaatgcaaacaacatgtggtgaatgacctgcaaaagacgatagacacattatggatggaagttgtctgggctagtgatgaggttgagtatggtcagcggttgcatcaacttgagcaagcatgtgttgattatagtggatttattaattatgtgaaagacacatggttgactccacataggcatagatttgttggagcatggattaatcgagtcctacatttgggtaacacaacgactaatcggtacgtcttataattttgtatgtgttatttttatatcttatattatttttatgttttttttatgtgttattttgaatatctgatatttttaatatttgataTTTTCAATATCTAATGGTATTTTTTATATCtgatatttttagggttgaatctgctcattggaagttaaagcagatgttaggaaacagtataggtgacatggtcaaatgttgggaagccatgaataacaacttgaggttacaactgggaaacattagagcttcatttcaaaagagtttttacgaagttgagcacgcgcacgtaagtcccttttatggttatttgcgtggttccgtatctcgagctgctttgagacgtattgctgaagagttattgagagttgattatgttggaactaacaggcaaatatgtggttgtactcttagaacatcttatgggttaccttgtgcttgtgagttaggaagatacagagtaggtggtataccgatacccattgatgctgttcatgttcattggaggaaactaactatggaagttgagttagagataggtgaagatgatggatcagaggtggatatgacggctgcaatggatgagttgtggagacgatttaggtcattagatgttattgggaaaagggcattaaggagtagggtatgtgaactagcatacccaacaatgacaacattgtgtccaccacctgagaaaataaaaaccaaaggaggagtgaagaagaaagggaaaaaaccagcagattatgatgtttatagggacccttcgtatcatgagtatgttgataaggcatctcaatcttcacaaaggcaatctcaaccatcacagacttcgaagaagatcaaattatcaaagaagcaaccacaattcattgttcaatttcctaatcatattaggtcatacattgaagatgtagttaatgttgaatcagatgggaattgtggatttagagtcattgcatcattgcatggatatggtgaggatggttggtCAATGGTTCGCAGAGAGTTGGGGTTGGAATTAATAGACAAGGATATgtcaactttgtatgacaagttattttctaatcggttgtcagctgtgagagaatctttgatgatagaatcgtttggttcacagccacctgaaaaatggatgagtctaccagatatgggttacttgatagcgaatcgttataatgttgtacttgtctgtttaggcaatccgtgcatcactttctttccgatgacaagttcacattcaccaaatgtctctatttattgcattggttttgttaaccagaatcattgggttcaggtacgtatttatatgtctaaatattttaattatttcagttaatattttatgttatatgacttaatcttttaattattttactttatcaggttaacatgaaagaggggtttccattgccaccggtcacattagattggaagaaatttcgttctcatatagcaactacttggatgctaggatttgcaggacgtatgcaacattggcaattacttacacctgtattagcatgattatgtaatcaaaacataaatatgtaatcaaaacataaatatgtaatcaaaacatgaaatctatattattatgtctattatattcaaagcttaatacatataatcaatgtgaacgagaaatatgcaaagcttcaaataaatcagaaaactgtggatcttcctcttcagcattaacctgtctcagatagcgacgaatcaatgtagatacacgagcccaatcAGGATCGGATGGCCCGGCGTCATATACAGGAACGGGTACCTCTCTAGGAGCAtcacgatggggagggaccaaccgtggatgggaaacacgataataccactccagataaccGTCTACTACctcagatggagtggtggccacGGAAGATGAACCGATCACATCGACAACACTCTGATGGTAACtgatccaatcaacatcaatatccgtcgccatcatacaatccagaggtggggatggaacatactgcctatacccgaactgacgtaaacatctatcaggcaagtatggaacaactgtttcaccccacttcaaacagcccctgtaaagacatatctcatcaaatacacgccatgctctatgatcctcaaatggtcGCCAGATGACGTCGGtaggtgtcagctcgtccaaaataggtcgtaaatcatcgaccttcaggactccctgtctatacgaccatctcatcgctcgggGAAGACCACCGTTTCCAGCAGGAttccaattctcccctctttttccaacagttggaaaatactcgtgaatccaacactattacaaaataaaaacataataaataaaacaaattaagttacgatattttataaaatgaatccaacacttaattaacaaaattaaattatatacctgtaggagagtaggatatccacctagctgtttgcaactgtacatggacgcatctccaagatatcggtagagggtaactagtgcagctgctccccaactatatcctgaacatccatccaagtccctaaacaggaggaggtatcgtgcctctacaagtgtaaaggtcttatcagcaaatatggtggaacccaccaacatcaatagatatgctctagtcgcatatgcccagctggAAGCAGCCCTATGATGTACGAATATATCatataaccactccaacttgtaatacgaccccctgcagctccgaacatgtgactgtgcctgaccctgtgacactcctaggtagtcaacagcaagttcaacaactagctcttcagtcacatcctgaggactccaAAAGATTCCCCTAATGGGCAAGTGAAGTAGACATGCGACATCAtctaaagtaatgctcatttcaccaaacggcatgtgaaatgaagatgtctctagatgccatctttccacaaatgcagagacaagatttgtgtctatcttgttcagactCGTTCTCTGCAGTGAAGTTAAACCggatctagatacccaactctccatctgtggtggaagagccaatggaaccctagaagtcaacttcagtccatgtccggcaaccttcaactctttctttggtcctctttcctaaaaacaattaaaacacatattagaaaacaaattataaaatattcaactattattcattttcaaatatagcccgtttacttacctcaccgaaccatatatgtcgagcaacatgatgctcgtacttcaccaaaagagacgtatcgtacggccctcctggatatccagtcggctcagctgcagctgcagatgaagatgcacctcggtctaacgtgcggactggaatccagccatctgcacctcttcttcgaaccactgcaaaaataatgttaaaaaaaataattaaaattaaaaaaaaataaaaaaaaaatacgtaccggaacacttccaagaagagttccggttagcaaaaaaaaacaaaaagcCTTCCGAAACACTTTCTTAAAGAGTTCCGGTATACATCAACCAAACCGGAAGTCTTGAAgaaagtgttccggtatacaagtatacaaaccggaagactctctaaaagacttccggttcagtGTCCATTAAAGACAACAAACCGGAACTCTTTAGAGAAGTGTTCCGGTGTACAAATATCCAAACCGGAATACTTACTCttaagtgttccggtatacaGTGCAAAAACGCCAAAAATTTGTCTTCTCCGGAAGTCTTCaacgaaaatggtaaaaaaaatttgaaagggaaaatataccctatttatatgagggtattttggtcaaaaaaattttaatgtaggggtatgggtacaattgtaggggtacaGGGTAAAATtttctatttaaaataaattGGAGATAGTTTTAAGGAAGATGGCCATTCTAAAAATATTTCTTATGTtgtaaataaatataaaattGCAATTAAATATGTTAAGAATTCAATTCATGCATGTTTCATCCTTAACACATGCttcttttttttcaaaataaattcTTTAACTTATAATaagaaattaaaaaatataaaaaaaaattgaattataTATTTGCATAATTTTTTCAGAAAATACATGTATATTTTTTCTCTTTAATATATTATACTTTTTTTGGCATTAAATTTAAACATAAAGATAAcaaattgttttttattttattagaATATATTAgtctttatttattttataataaattGACCATTTATCTTATTATATTATAATAAACTAGTCATGTATTTATTTGTTTACTTAGTCCTTTAAAATTATAAATCAGTTAGACATGAGTATATGGGGCgatttatattattatattataataAATTAGTCATGTATTTATTTATGTGCTTATATAACATATTATATTATAATAAATTATTCAGgtatttgttatattttaattaatttattgAATAAAATTTATTTTGTTATTAAAAATCAGCACACCTATTTATTATCTTAAAGTATTTTAAAATAGAAAGAATATAAAGTTTcataattttaaaaaaagaaaGTAAAATAGTCTTATAGGAAACTATAAAAAGAGCCACATTATTAAATTTAATATAAAAACCAATTAAAATGGGTAATAATTTTTTATCATAATAAATTTG containing:
- the LOC127084934 gene encoding protein MAIN-LIKE 1; the protein is MESWVSRSGLTSLQRTSLNKIDTNLVSAFVERWHLETSSFHMPFGEMSITLDDVACLLHLPIRGIFWSPQDVTEELVVELAVDYLGVSQGQAQSHVRSCRGSYYKLEWLYDIFVHHRAASSWAYATRAYLLMLVGSTIFADKTFTLVEARYLLLFRDLDGCSGYSWGAAALVTLYRYLGDASMYSCKQLGGYPTLLQCWIHEYFPTVGKRGENWNPAGNGGLPRAMRWSYRQGVLKVDDLRPILDELTPTDVIWRPFEDHRAWRVFDEICLYRGCLKWGETVVPYLPDRCLRQFGYRQYVPSPPLDCMMATDIDVDWISYHQSVVDVIGSSSVATTPSEVVDGYLEWYYRVSHPRLVPPHRDAPREVPVPVYDAGPSDPDWARVSTLIRRYLRQVNAEEEDPQFSDLFEALHISRSH